In Helicobacter pylori Shi112, the genomic window AACCCCAAAAATATCAGAGGCGTGATGCCCTTAGAATTGTTTGAAAAAGTTTGTGAAGAAGCGGCCCTTTTAACCCAAATTATCACCTTGCATGTCTTAGGCGATCCTTGCAAACTCAACAATTTAAACCACTATCTCAACACCGCTAAACGCTTTTCTTTGAAAGTGGATTTGGTTACTAGTGGGGTGTATTGGCACGATTTTGAGACGCTTTTACACGATGCAATCTATCAAATTTCTATTTCTTTGGACGCAGGGCTAGACAATCACAACAAAATCAACCAGCACCGCTATATCCAAAAAATTTTAGAATTTTGCCGCTACAAATTTGAAAAAAACAGCGAAGTGTTTTTGAATTTACGCATTCAAGACAGCACCCTTGAGAAACACCAGAATTTGATCAAGCCTTTTTTAGAAAGCTTTGAATGTGTTTCTTTAGAGGGTTTAAAAACGCAAGGGCGCGCTCGTTTGTTTAAAAAAAGTTTTTTGAATATCCAAAAAACCTTTAAATGGCCGAATTTGAACGCCCAAAATCCCTTAAACCAAAAATC contains:
- a CDS encoding radical SAM/SPASM domain-containing protein, with the protein product MTPSKKLFKKIYIELSDICGLQCGFCPNPKNIRGVMPLELFEKVCEEAALLTQIITLHVLGDPCKLNNLNHYLNTAKRFSLKVDLVTSGVYWHDFETLLHDAIYQISISLDAGLDNHNKINQHRYIQKILEFCRYKFEKNSEVFLNLRIQDSTLEKHQNLIKPFLESFECVSLEGLKTQGRARLFKKSFLNIQKTFKWPNLNAQNPLNQKSKIPYCYGLIKQIAILSNGVVVPCCMDTQANISLGDLNHTPLKDVLKSQKAMAIKTHFLKGEALELLCKNCSYPLIRYKK